The DNA region GTCCACATCACTGCCCTCATCTTTGGTCTGCCAGTGGTGGCTGTATCCGGCTGTGACCCCGAGCTTCGACAACAAGCGGACATTGTATTCCAGTGCCGCTGAATACATGTCCAGACCATGATCATAGTAATAGGCGGTGGGGGACGCGTTGTCCTTGTCCACATTTCTGAAATCAGATGTGTAGTCACTGGCCTCAGTGGAAAGCGCCAGCACCGCATTGCCGGCGGTTCCGAAATTGGCACTGGTCTGAAAGGCCGCCCCTTTTATTTCTGTTTCATCGTTGCTTCGATAGGTGTTTTTCTTGGTCATGGTACTGTAGGTATCATCATCATACCGGGCATTTTCCTGGTCGTTTGTGTTGGCAAACACCCAGCCTCTGAAACCAAACATCCCTTTGGGGGTGTAACTCATGGACACCTGACCGGACAGGGTTTCCAAATCTTCCGTTCGGTCGTATTTGGGTTTTTTGTAGAATGGATCTTTCTTGTCATCCACAGTCATGGGCGGTGTGCCGTATTCTCCGGTGGTCCGTTCCAGTGTCAGACCGATTTCCATTTCGTCATTCATCTCATACACCAGATTGCCAAACAGACTCAACCGCTCACTGTCGCTGTTGTTCCGTTCATTTCCATCTTCCTGACTGGTGGGATCGAAATTGTCTGACACGTGAAACCCGTCGGACTCATAATTGTTGACGGCACCGAAAAAACTGACCTTATCATTGCCGCCCCCCACATTGAGTTTGGTGTAATGGTTGCCGTGCTCATCCATCTCTGCGGACACATCCCCGCCAAGCCCGGTCGTGCCCTGTTTGGTGATGATATTGATGACCCCGGCAAGCCCGCCCTGGCCGTACAGCACGGAATGGCCCCCATAGGACACCTTGATTTTGGCAATATTTTCCGTGGAGATCATGTTGGGATCGAACTGGCTGTCATAGGTGGAGTTCAAGGGGATCCCGTTGAGCAGCAGAATGGTGTGCCGGCTTCTGAATCCCCGGATATTGACCCGGGGGACCCCTTCGCCGCCCCGCCGGATATCCACTCCCGGCAACAGTTCCAGGGCTTTGGCCAGGGTCAGGGCATGCCGTTTTTCAATGTCTTCTGCCGTGATCTCCACCGTTTTGACCGGGGTATTTTCCGGACTGTCTGCCGAAACAACCACTTCACCCAGAGAATAAACCGTGGTTGATGGTTGTTTTGCATCTTCGGCAGCCATTGCCAGAGACATACCGACATAAAGCCATAAAACAATGCCGAATACATACCATTTTTTTGGTTTCATTTTTCCTTCCTTTTTGATTTTTCGTTCAACAGGTCTTGATTTTGGCCACAATATAGCTATTTACCGCACAGGTCAACCAAAAAGTTGTTCATGGTTTGTTTGGGTTATTTATGCAAAACTATTTCTGATTTATTGACAAAAACAACCTGAATCTATATATCTACGGCATTATGAAACCAGGAACCATGATTTATCTTTCTATTGTTTTGCTCATCCTCTGGCTGTGTCCTTTGACGGCACTGGCGGAAAACCGGGTGGAAAACGACCTGAACAAAGACGGCATCATCGACCAGGTGCTGATTTATGATAATTCAGGCACCATTCGCCAGGTGGATATGGATCAGAATCAGGACGGTTTTTTTGAAAAGCACCAATTTTATACCAGGGGAGTGCTTTCAAGGATTGAAAGGGATACAACCGGCGATCATCACATGGACTGCACGGATTTTTTCGAAAATGAAAAAAGGGTTCGCCAGGAAAAACGCGATACAAAGGGAAACCTGATCCAGGTCGCACTGTTTGCCGACGATGGGCAGATCCAAAAAATTCAGAAAGATACCACCGGGGACCGGCGGTTTGACACCCTTTTTTATTTTGAGACCGGCAGGCTGATCTCCAGCACCAAAGATACCGACGGCAACGGCACGGTCAATATCACCACCTTTTATGACAATGAGCTGCCGGTCCGGCAGGAAGTGGATGAAAACGAAAACGGCACCTTGGACCGGATCGTTTTTTTCGACACCCAGGGACAGATTCAAAAAATACTGAAAGACCCCTATCAAAAAGACCGGTATCAGACCACCCTGATCTTTGAAAACGGGCAGATGAAAACCCGGGAAAGGGATTCAAACAAAAACGGCAAACCAGATGACATCACCTGGTTTGAAAAGGAACAGCCTGTGGCACAGAAGCAGGACACCAATTTTGACGGCCGGTTCGACATCATCACCCGGTTTTCAAACGGGGTGGTCCAGTTCCAGGAAAAAGACTTGGATTTTGACGGCGTCTCTGATTTTTTCGCCGATTTCGACGACACGGGAAAAGTGTTGAAAACCCGGGAAGATACCAGTAGAAACGGGCAGATCGACCGGATCAGGCATTATCGGTCCGGGACCCTTTACAAAGTGGCACATGACCATGACGGGGATGAATTTTTTGAAGCCGTATCGTTAATGGAAAACGACCGGATCGTAAAAAACCTCATCGATAAAAACCGGGACGGGACACCGGATGTGGCGGTGTTTTTCAATGAAAACCAGCAGAGAGACCGGTTGATCAGCGACA from Desulfotignum phosphitoxidans DSM 13687 includes:
- a CDS encoding TonB-dependent receptor plug domain-containing protein, whose protein sequence is MKPKKWYVFGIVLWLYVGMSLAMAAEDAKQPSTTVYSLGEVVVSADSPENTPVKTVEITAEDIEKRHALTLAKALELLPGVDIRRGGEGVPRVNIRGFRSRHTILLLNGIPLNSTYDSQFDPNMISTENIAKIKVSYGGHSVLYGQGGLAGVINIITKQGTTGLGGDVSAEMDEHGNHYTKLNVGGGNDKVSFFGAVNNYESDGFHVSDNFDPTSQEDGNERNNSDSERLSLFGNLVYEMNDEMEIGLTLERTTGEYGTPPMTVDDKKDPFYKKPKYDRTEDLETLSGQVSMSYTPKGMFGFRGWVFANTNDQENARYDDDTYSTMTKKNTYRSNDETEIKGAAFQTSANFGTAGNAVLALSTEASDYTSDFRNVDKDNASPTAYYYDHGLDMYSAALEYNVRLLSKLGVTAGYSHHWQTKDEGSDVDKGSYMAGLSYDLTDSTILRASYARKIRFPDIKQLYDPSSGNADLVPEESKNYEAGITQRMFKDMTLDLAVFKNEVSQYIEKNDATDLYKNWEAYDFKGFEIYLFKPFLATGTIGLGYSYLDTKDKSAGAKRDELQYRPAHKYTLDVGYTWDFGLRVHADILHTADQYYYSDNFDKGKLKDYTLVNVKLEQKVYRDSVFLYLGLDNLTDENYEESYGLPQAGRTGYAGIRMTF